The proteins below are encoded in one region of Methanoculleus taiwanensis:
- a CDS encoding class I SAM-dependent methyltransferase produces MHISRLPETTKAPRLYEKGTASMWEDDHISGHLLKMHLHPEIDAASRRGTAIRKTVQWIESHLHGGERRILDLGCGPGLYCEMLAEAGHWVTGVDFSERSIAYARQEAARKELAIEYLHQNYLDLAFEDRFDLAMMIYCDFDVLIPEDRDRLLQNIYRALRPGGLFIFDTLNAKAPERMKVPGRSWETAESGFWKDEPYLALSETFHYDEANVILQQHVVCSEADGEAVYRFWTHYYGPETLTSILEGQGFSEVAFYESPFPDGGDGASEMVTFVAARRM; encoded by the coding sequence ATGCACATAAGCAGATTGCCGGAGACGACGAAAGCTCCCCGGCTCTACGAAAAAGGCACGGCAAGTATGTGGGAGGACGACCACATATCCGGGCACCTCCTAAAGATGCATCTCCATCCGGAGATCGATGCCGCAAGCAGGAGAGGAACTGCAATCAGGAAGACCGTGCAATGGATAGAATCGCACCTGCACGGAGGAGAAAGGCGCATTCTCGACCTCGGGTGCGGCCCTGGGCTGTACTGCGAAATGCTGGCAGAAGCCGGCCACTGGGTAACCGGCGTGGATTTTTCAGAGCGATCCATTGCCTATGCGCGGCAGGAGGCCGCACGGAAGGAGCTTGCTATCGAGTATCTCCACCAGAACTATCTCGACCTTGCCTTCGAAGACCGGTTCGATCTCGCGATGATGATCTACTGCGACTTCGACGTGCTGATCCCCGAGGATCGGGACCGGCTCTTGCAGAACATCTACCGGGCTCTCAGACCGGGAGGGCTGTTTATCTTCGATACCCTCAACGCGAAAGCGCCGGAGAGGATGAAGGTTCCCGGCAGATCCTGGGAGACTGCCGAAAGCGGATTCTGGAAAGACGAGCCGTACCTGGCCCTCTCGGAGACGTTCCACTACGACGAGGCGAACGTGATTCTTCAGCAGCACGTCGTCTGCTCGGAAGCGGACGGAGAGGCCGTATACCGGTTCTGGACGCATTACTACGGTCCGGAGACGCTGACGTCCATCCTTGAAGGACAGGGGTTTTCAGAGGTTGCTTTCTACGAAAGCCCGTTCCCGGACGGCGGCGACGGAGCGAGCGAGATGGTCACGTTCGTTGCAGCACGAAGAATGTAA
- a CDS encoding ZIP family metal transporter — protein MLAYFAGLHPVLQALLAGLFTWSMTALGAGGVFLSREMNRRRLDGMLGFAAGVMIAASFWSLLLPAVELSGSTGLAACTPAAVGFIAGGVFLRGLDTLLPHLHPGYPLQEAEGPRSSLHRATLLVIAITMHNIPEGLAIGVAFGAVGAAAGGLPYETLGAALALTVGIGLQNFPEGFAVSAPLAGEGYSRVGSFWYGQLSAVVEPVAAVFGAALVLIVQPLLPYALAFAAGAMIFVVGEEVIPESQRHGHTDLATMSLLVGFVTMMVLDVTFS, from the coding sequence ATGCTCGCCTATTTTGCCGGGTTACATCCGGTTCTCCAGGCGCTTCTTGCCGGGCTTTTCACCTGGAGCATGACCGCTCTCGGTGCCGGGGGCGTCTTCCTCTCGCGGGAGATGAACCGCCGGAGGCTGGACGGCATGCTGGGGTTTGCCGCCGGCGTTATGATCGCCGCCAGTTTCTGGTCGCTCCTGCTGCCCGCGGTCGAGCTCTCCGGCTCGACCGGTCTTGCGGCCTGTACTCCGGCAGCGGTCGGGTTCATCGCCGGCGGGGTGTTTCTGCGAGGCCTCGATACCCTCCTCCCGCACCTCCACCCGGGCTATCCCCTCCAGGAGGCGGAAGGGCCGCGTTCGTCCCTGCACCGGGCGACGCTCCTCGTGATCGCCATCACGATGCACAATATTCCGGAGGGGCTTGCGATCGGGGTGGCCTTCGGCGCCGTCGGCGCAGCCGCCGGAGGTCTCCCCTACGAGACCCTGGGAGCAGCGCTTGCTCTTACCGTCGGCATCGGGCTGCAGAACTTCCCGGAAGGGTTCGCCGTATCGGCTCCGCTCGCCGGGGAGGGCTACTCCCGGGTCGGGAGTTTCTGGTATGGCCAGCTCTCCGCGGTGGTGGAACCGGTTGCCGCCGTCTTCGGGGCAGCCCTGGTCCTTATTGTCCAGCCGCTGCTCCCGTACGCCCTCGCATTTGCTGCCGGTGCGATGATCTTCGTCGTCGGGGAAGAGGTGATCCCCGAGTCGCAGCGGCACGGGCATACGGATCTCGCCACGATGAGCCTGCTCGTCGGTTTTGTAACGATGATGGTGCTGGACGTCACGTTCAGCTAG